In Pseudobdellovibrio exovorus JSS, the genomic stretch TCTATCGTACACAAACAGGTCGTGCGATGAGAGCTGTTAGTACACGCCCAGACATGACTCCGTTAATGGGCATTAACAATAACAAAATTATTTCGACTACATTTATCATCGGTTCAGCTTTAGCGGGTATCGCGGCTGTTCTTGTTTCTATCAAATACCCAAAAATCGATCCTATGATGGGCGTGAAGATCGGTATGAGCTCTTTCGTAGCTGCGGTTTTTGGTGGTATCGGAAGTCTACACGGAGCCGTTATCGGTGGCTTCTTGTTGGGCCTCGGAGAATACTATCTTGTGGGCTACGGCGCTTCGACTTACAAAGAAGCCCTTTCGTTTTCTATTCTGATCGTCATTCTTCTGTATAAGCCAAATGGACTTTTTGGAACTGCAAGAAAAGAGAAAATTTAATATGAAACGCTATTTGATCTTCTTAGTTTGCGTTATCGCATTGGGTTTTGCATTAGAGACATTCTTAAATTCTTACATCCAAGCAGTTTTTATTAGCTTTATGATCAACGCGATCATGGCATTGAGCTTGAACTTTATCACAGGTCTTGCCGATCAATTTTCATTAGGTCATGCCGGCTTAATGGCTATCGGTGCCTACACCGCAGCCTTGATCAATAAAGAGTTCTTAAACAGTGAATGGTACATGATTCCTGTGGGAGTATTAGCGGCAGCTTTTGTTGCGGCTTTCGCGGGTTATCTGATTTCACTTCCCTCTTTCCGCTTAAAAGGGGACTACTTGGCTATCGTCACGATGGGGATGGCAGAGATTGTGCGCGTAGTTCTTTTAAACTGGGACTACGTAGGTGGACCGCGTGGTTACATGGGCATCGCAAAATTCCCTAGCTTTCTTCTGAGCTACGGATTTGCGGCGATCTTATTAACATTCACATTCCTGACTATGTATCGCCTTAAGTTTTCTTGGTTTGGTCGCAATCTTTGGGCCATCAATGAAGACGATATTGCCGCAGAAGTTATGGGATTAAATGTGGCTAAAACTAAACGCCGCGCTTTTGTGATCTCGAGCTTTTTCGCAGGACTTGGCGGTGGTTTCTACGCCCACCACTTAGGTTTCATCAGCCCTGGTTCATTTGGTTTTATTATCTCGGTACAAATTTTGATCTTCGCCGTTTTCGGTGGATTAGGATCATTAACTGGTTCAGTTATTGCCGCCCTTTTCTTGACGTTCTTACCAGAAGCTTTAAGAAGTGTTCAAATTGGGAATCTCGATTTACGTATGATTATTTTTCCAATTCTATTGATTTTGATGATGATCTTAAGACCGCAAGGATTATTGGGTCGTAAAGAGTTTAACCTTGAAAGCTTCAGCTTTAAAAACATCAGAATGGGTAAGCCAAATGAGTAAAATTCTAAACGTCGATAATATCTCGATTCAATTTGGCGGTCTTAAAGCCGTTGATTCTGTAAGCTTTCACATCAACAAGTCAGAACTTTTGGGCCTTATTGGGCCGAATGGGGCCGGAAAAACAACGGTATTTAATATCATCTCGGGCTTCTACACAGCGGATACGGGTTCCATTGTATTCCAAGATCAAGAAATCACACAGTTCAATGCCTCTGCTGTTAACTTAGCTGGTATTGCCCGCACATTTCAAAATATTCGCCTTTTCAAAAAGCTGACTGTTTTAGAAAACGTTTTGATGGCCCTACAGCAACGCAATCACAATGGTAGCTTCGCGGACTGGTTTTCTTCTTTGTTCAATACAAAGTCGCATAAAGCTTTGGAAGCGAACTTAAAAGCAGAAGCGATCGAGCTTTTAAAAATCTTCGAATTAGACAAATTAGCCCATGAAGTTTCAAGTGCTTTGCCTTACGGGGCTCAAAGAAAACTTGAAATCGTGCGCGCCTTAGCGACGAAACCACAGTTGTTAATTCTAGATGAGCCTGCCGCTGGTATGAACCATCAGGAAACAGAAGAACTCAATAAGCTTATCCGTTTCATCAAAGAAAAATTTAACTTAACTGTTTTATTGATCGAACACGACATGAAATTGGTCATGAATATCTGTGACCGTATCGTTGTTTTGAATCGTGGTAAAAAAATCGCTGATGGTAACCCTGCTGATATCAAGAACTCGACAGAAGTGATCGAGGCCTACTTAGGAAAACGCAAACATGACTAATGTTGAAGTAAAAAACTTACATGTAAACTATGGACTTATTAAAGCTGTTAAAGGTATTTCATTCAGCTTTAAATCTGGCGAAATCACATCTTTAATTGGCTCTAATGGCGCGGGGAAGACAACGACGCTTAAAGCGCTTTGTGGTCTTTTACCTCACAAAGGTGAAATTCTATTAAATGGTGAAGACATCGCGACATTGAATGCTCCAGATCGCCTTAGAAAAAAGATCGCTCTATGCCCAGAAGGCCGCGGCATCTTCCCTAACCTAACAGTAACTGAAAACTTAATGTTGGGCGCCTACTTACAAAAATCAAAAGATAAAATCCAGCATTTAATAGAACAACAATTCACTATGTTTTCCCGCTTGGCTGAACGCAAAGACCAATTAGCAGGAACATTATCTGGTGGTGAACAGCAAATGCTGGCTATTTCACGCGCTTTGATGTCTGAGCCCGATATGCTTTTATTAGATGAGCCGTCATTGGGTTTAGCACCCATCATTATCGAGCAGATCTTCCAAAAATTCGTCGACCTGAAAAAAACAGGCCTCGGAGTTTTAGTCATCGAACAAAACGCCAGCTTAGCCTTAGAAGTTTCTGAAAAGGCCTACGTGCTGGAAACAGGAAGCATCACCCTAGAAGGCCGTGGCGAGGATCTGCTGCATGACAAGCGCGTTATTGATGCGTATTTGTCTTAGTTGGATTTCGACGGCAATCTTTGCTCTACAACTTTTGTATACATCTGTAAAACAGAGGATAAAGTACCTAGCAATGGGTGCTGAGCATCGACCTTACGCAACTGTTCTAAATATATATTGGCTTTCTGAGATGGAGTTTTCCAATCTGTCCCCTGCAGCATCTCTGTACTATAAAAAGTAATCAACTCAATCAGACACTCCTTGTTTTCTGAATCAGCATTAATTGATTCTAACAGCAGAGTTTCATAGCTTTGTTTGTCAAATTTTACAGGTGCTGCCATTGCAATTTTCTGAACTCCTACAGATGTCGGCAAGCGAGGATCGATCAAAGGAGGAGCCGGTTTTAATGCAAAAGCTTTTGCTAAGTACGCCTCACTCAAAGTTCTTTTAGCCATACCAAACTCTGTTATAGCTAATGCTTTTTTTTCATACTCTATCACTTTGTCATAATCTTTCTGCATATTGTACAGAATCGCCACATTGTGATACTTCCAGGCATTATTAGGGTCAGTTTTTAACAACTCTTCAGAAAACTTAATCGCTTCTGCTATTTTATTTTGTCCTGTTAAAACATGGGACATACTTCTGTAGAAGCTTTCCTTTTCTTCTTGGGTTTTTGCTATTTTTTCTGAAGCTCGCAACCATTGCTCAGCCAACTCGTAAGCTTCCTGAGCATAAGCTAAGTCTGCAGAAAGGCTATACACAAGAAAGCGATCTTCTTTTTCTGACTCCGACATGACTTTTAAATCTTGTCCTGCCAACTTATATTTTTTTTGCTTAATATGTGTTGAAATACGATTTTGATATATTAGCTTATCATATTTTTTCTGTTTTAAATCATAGGCTTTATCAATTAAAGAAATACTGTCTTCTAAAAATGCTTGGTCATATTTTCTGCCAGAAAGATATCCCAAGTCTGTAATAGCCTGCGCTTTGCGAACTAAGTATTCAGGATTATTCGGCTCTTGCTTTAACTTTAAACTATAATATTTCAGAAGTTTTTTAGGTCCGACAAAAGAGTATTCAGCTCCTTTACTCAATTCACGTATGCGTTTAGCATCTTGTTCCGTCATACTATAAACATCTGGCCCTAAATCTTTTTCTTTTTTTAACTGTTCCTCAGTCTTCAGTGATGGATCTAAAGACAATGTAATTAACATATTTCGCGTACAGTCATGTACCGAATTTAGTTTTTCATTAAAATCTGCATCTGAAGCCTGTTTTTTACTAATAGTTCTTTGCTTTGTTTTTATCGTGTCCGTAACTAAAATATAATCCTCTTTATTTTCAACTACTCTATCGACCTCAAACCACGGAGTTCGCGTGTAGCAGTCCTCTGAATAAGTTTCTACGGCTTGTGCTTTTTCAATTTTTGTAACGACTTTGAAAGTACCTATTTCACCAACATAACTAGCTCTATTGGCTTCAATCGAATGTAACTGCACAAGTGCTGGATGAGGTAAATAGAATTTTTTGTATTTCTTTGTTTCTTCATATATTAAGGATTTCGATACAAATTGAAAATCATATCGAGGAACCTTTTCTATCGCCTCTTTTTTTAAACTCATATCTAATTTTGCACCTGGACTAATAATATAATTTATTACATTTTTAACAAAATCGAGTCCATGAGCTTTTTCAATTAATCCAATAGAGTTATAACTGACTTCGTTTAACAAAATTTTTCCATTGGACTCAACAGAATTGTCAGGATTTAATTTAATTACATATTCAATTGAAGTGTCGTTGGGCATTAGATTCTCGGCAGGCAAAAAGACTACATCTTGGCTTGCCCCATCGAGTATCAGTGAAAAATTTCCTAAAATATCAGATGCAATTGTTCCTGCAATAACTAACGGATTTGTCGGATCAACCCACCAAACCTTGTTATTTTTATCTTTTGCCCAAACAATGGCATGATTGAAAGAGGCAATGTTCGGAACTTCTTTCAATTTCTCTAGATACTCCATACCTAAATACTGTCGCGAACGAAATGTGAGTGCTGGAAAAGCCTCGAATCCTACTTGACGTAAAATTGCTACTAAAGCACTTGAGTAATCCTTGCAGTCACCCATTTTAGATTTAATCAAACTAGAAAATTTTTGAGGTATAAATTTCCCTTCGTTCGATTTCCAATTACCAGAGTACGCAATAATTTTAGATAACTCTAGAGAAGCAACTTCGATTTGCTCTTGTGGAGTCGTAAGGGGAGCAATTTTTTTTACAATATCTTGTAAAGGCTGTGGAAGTCGATCGTTCCAAACTTTTTGATACTGTGAAGAAAAATATTCTCGAATGCTGTTCCAATCAGGGGATGTACTAATGTAGATTATACCCGTTTCATTATTTTTACCAATTGTTGCATAACCTATTTCAGTTGGTCGAAACTCAAGAAAATATTTTTCAGGTTCACCTTTAGAATTTTTTTGAATGTATGTTTTTTCTGAAAAATATGGGGTTACTCCCTGAGAAATAAACTTAATCGGCAAATCTGACTCATATAAATAAAATTCTTCTTTAGCTAAAGAATCATTTGCTAAGGCAAGAACTTCACTTAAATGTCCCGATATAGCA encodes the following:
- a CDS encoding branched-chain amino acid ABC transporter permease yields the protein MKRYLIFLVCVIALGFALETFLNSYIQAVFISFMINAIMALSLNFITGLADQFSLGHAGLMAIGAYTAALINKEFLNSEWYMIPVGVLAAAFVAAFAGYLISLPSFRLKGDYLAIVTMGMAEIVRVVLLNWDYVGGPRGYMGIAKFPSFLLSYGFAAILLTFTFLTMYRLKFSWFGRNLWAINEDDIAAEVMGLNVAKTKRRAFVISSFFAGLGGGFYAHHLGFISPGSFGFIISVQILIFAVFGGLGSLTGSVIAALFLTFLPEALRSVQIGNLDLRMIIFPILLILMMILRPQGLLGRKEFNLESFSFKNIRMGKPNE
- a CDS encoding ABC transporter ATP-binding protein, which produces MSKILNVDNISIQFGGLKAVDSVSFHINKSELLGLIGPNGAGKTTVFNIISGFYTADTGSIVFQDQEITQFNASAVNLAGIARTFQNIRLFKKLTVLENVLMALQQRNHNGSFADWFSSLFNTKSHKALEANLKAEAIELLKIFELDKLAHEVSSALPYGAQRKLEIVRALATKPQLLILDEPAAGMNHQETEELNKLIRFIKEKFNLTVLLIEHDMKLVMNICDRIVVLNRGKKIADGNPADIKNSTEVIEAYLGKRKHD
- a CDS encoding ABC transporter ATP-binding protein produces the protein MTNVEVKNLHVNYGLIKAVKGISFSFKSGEITSLIGSNGAGKTTTLKALCGLLPHKGEILLNGEDIATLNAPDRLRKKIALCPEGRGIFPNLTVTENLMLGAYLQKSKDKIQHLIEQQFTMFSRLAERKDQLAGTLSGGEQQMLAISRALMSEPDMLLLDEPSLGLAPIIIEQIFQKFVDLKKTGLGVLVIEQNASLALEVSEKAYVLETGSITLEGRGEDLLHDKRVIDAYLS
- a CDS encoding transglutaminase domain-containing protein encodes the protein MAWTACLYFVVTFFFTLSVWSQEPPTGVKANKFIIKTQIDKSGKAIATTEIEFIVESEVGRTALTNYRVHFSGSKDNFRLLETYSDTMGQKSKVSPGSITVSEHQTLQEGLSDLKQVVIPISGVGIGSRVVISYQITTPAAISGHLSEVLALANDSLAKEEFYLYESDLPIKFISQGVTPYFSEKTYIQKNSKGEPEKYFLEFRPTEIGYATIGKNNETGIIYISTSPDWNSIREYFSSQYQKVWNDRLPQPLQDIVKKIAPLTTPQEQIEVASLELSKIIAYSGNWKSNEGKFIPQKFSSLIKSKMGDCKDYSSALVAILRQVGFEAFPALTFRSRQYLGMEYLEKLKEVPNIASFNHAIVWAKDKNNKVWWVDPTNPLVIAGTIASDILGNFSLILDGASQDVVFLPAENLMPNDTSIEYVIKLNPDNSVESNGKILLNEVSYNSIGLIEKAHGLDFVKNVINYIISPGAKLDMSLKKEAIEKVPRYDFQFVSKSLIYEETKKYKKFYLPHPALVQLHSIEANRASYVGEIGTFKVVTKIEKAQAVETYSEDCYTRTPWFEVDRVVENKEDYILVTDTIKTKQRTISKKQASDADFNEKLNSVHDCTRNMLITLSLDPSLKTEEQLKKEKDLGPDVYSMTEQDAKRIRELSKGAEYSFVGPKKLLKYYSLKLKQEPNNPEYLVRKAQAITDLGYLSGRKYDQAFLEDSISLIDKAYDLKQKKYDKLIYQNRISTHIKQKKYKLAGQDLKVMSESEKEDRFLVYSLSADLAYAQEAYELAEQWLRASEKIAKTQEEKESFYRSMSHVLTGQNKIAEAIKFSEELLKTDPNNAWKYHNVAILYNMQKDYDKVIEYEKKALAITEFGMAKRTLSEAYLAKAFALKPAPPLIDPRLPTSVGVQKIAMAAPVKFDKQSYETLLLESINADSENKECLIELITFYSTEMLQGTDWKTPSQKANIYLEQLRKVDAQHPLLGTLSSVLQMYTKVVEQRLPSKSN